From a single Nostoc edaphicum CCNP1411 genomic region:
- a CDS encoding ArnT family glycosyltransferase, with protein sequence MRMKLSVNRTVDQWFNKIGKNPALGLTVSILWLMVVGWIAFGWNLGNIGLIDETEPLFAEASRQMFVTGDWITPFFNGDTRFDKPALIYWCQAIAYYIIGVNEWAVRLPSAIAAFGLVCLAFYTVHWYLGKQDELEQVSRPTRRYSTSFMAAALMALNGETIIWARIGVSDMLLTGCMASALLCFFLGYAGKGGSREQGAGGAGGREQGEREKSFPLFPPHPAPLPLFNAQSPMPHALFPNKWYLAFYVLIAGAILTKGPVGIVLPGLIIVAFLLYVGKFLEVLREMRVLVGILIILGLSVPWYALVIWRNGWNFINAFFGYHNLERFTEVVNGHSAPWYFYFLVVLLGFAPYSVYLPASIVRLKFWQRSHWSSQERFQQFGLFAWFWFAGIFGFFSIAVTKLPSYVLPLMPAAAILVALLWSDLFQDKDTRQTISVSSSPTPPISLSFLRVSGWVNVIFLSVLSTALFNITQILGSDPAITNFHELIKQSGLPVIAGVIWLVCAVVVAGLLLSRRWNYIIGINLLGFVAFLIFVLTPASFFIDRERQLPLRELSAVILEAKQPNEELIMLGFKKPSVVFYSNIHINYLRFPQEATEHIQNQAAKGLQPPSLLLLAEQKKFLQMDLQPDDYKSLSTKGAYNLVRIPFKKKKNEKIDIS encoded by the coding sequence ATGAGAATGAAATTGAGTGTTAATCGCACTGTTGATCAGTGGTTCAACAAAATAGGAAAGAATCCAGCCCTTGGTCTAACTGTGTCGATTTTGTGGTTGATGGTGGTTGGCTGGATAGCTTTTGGGTGGAATTTGGGCAACATTGGCTTGATTGATGAGACAGAGCCGTTGTTTGCCGAAGCTTCTCGCCAGATGTTCGTCACAGGTGATTGGATTACCCCATTTTTCAATGGTGACACTCGTTTCGATAAACCTGCTTTAATTTATTGGTGTCAGGCGATCGCATATTACATTATTGGTGTAAATGAGTGGGCAGTACGTCTCCCTTCTGCGATCGCAGCTTTCGGCTTAGTTTGTTTGGCTTTTTACACCGTACACTGGTACTTGGGTAAACAAGACGAATTAGAACAAGTTTCACGTCCTACTCGCCGCTACTCAACATCTTTCATGGCCGCAGCGCTTATGGCGCTCAATGGCGAAACTATTATTTGGGCGAGAATCGGCGTCTCTGATATGCTGCTCACCGGATGCATGGCATCAGCTTTGTTATGTTTCTTTCTAGGGTATGCGGGGAAGGGAGGGAGCAGGGAGCAGGGAGCAGGGGGAGCAGGGGGCAGGGAGCAGGGAGAAAGGGAGAAGAGTTTTCCCCTCTTCCCCCCGCACCCCGCCCCTCTGCCTCTTTTCAATGCCCAATCCCCAATGCCCCATGCCCTATTCCCTAATAAGTGGTACTTAGCATTTTATGTACTGATTGCTGGCGCAATTTTAACTAAAGGGCCAGTGGGAATTGTTTTACCAGGGTTAATTATTGTCGCCTTTTTGCTGTATGTAGGAAAGTTCCTAGAGGTGTTGCGGGAAATGCGCGTCCTCGTGGGTATACTGATAATTCTCGGTTTGTCAGTGCCCTGGTATGCTTTAGTAATTTGGCGCAATGGCTGGAATTTCATTAATGCCTTTTTTGGTTATCACAACCTAGAACGCTTTACAGAAGTAGTTAATGGTCACTCAGCACCTTGGTATTTTTACTTCTTGGTGGTGCTGTTGGGTTTTGCTCCATACTCCGTGTATTTACCAGCCTCTATAGTAAGATTAAAGTTTTGGCAGCGATCGCATTGGAGTTCCCAAGAACGTTTTCAGCAATTTGGTTTATTTGCGTGGTTCTGGTTTGCTGGCATCTTTGGCTTTTTCAGCATTGCTGTCACCAAACTTCCTAGCTACGTATTGCCTTTAATGCCAGCAGCAGCAATCCTGGTAGCCCTGTTATGGAGCGACCTTTTCCAAGATAAGGATACACGGCAAACAATTTCTGTTTCTTCCTCTCCCACTCCTCCCATCTCCTTGTCTTTTCTGCGAGTGAGTGGTTGGGTGAATGTAATATTTTTATCAGTTCTGTCAACAGCACTGTTTAACATAACTCAGATATTAGGTAGCGATCCAGCTATAACTAACTTCCACGAACTAATTAAACAATCTGGTTTACCAGTAATCGCTGGTGTAATTTGGCTTGTTTGTGCAGTTGTAGTTGCAGGGTTACTATTGAGTCGCCGCTGGAACTACATTATCGGTATTAACTTGCTGGGGTTTGTGGCGTTTTTGATTTTTGTTTTAACACCTGCTTCGTTCTTTATTGATCGAGAACGTCAATTACCCTTAAGGGAGTTGTCTGCCGTCATTTTAGAAGCAAAACAACCAAATGAAGAATTGATCATGCTTGGCTTCAAAAAGCCTAGTGTGGTATTTTACAGCAACATCCACATAAATTATTTAAGATTTCCCCAAGAGGCTACAGAGCATATTCAAAATCAGGCTGCGAAGGGACTACAACCTCCCTCCCTCCTGCTGTTGGCTGAACAGAAAAAGTTTTTACAAATGGACTTACAGCCAGATGATTACAAGAGTTTATCGACCAAGGGTGCTTATAACTTGGTTAGAATTCCTTTTAAGAAAAAGAAAAATGAAAAAATAGATATATCGTAA